Sequence from the Nasonia vitripennis strain AsymCx chromosome 5, Nvit_psr_1.1, whole genome shotgun sequence genome:
AACGAACGTTATTCCTCCATTGCAATTGTAACAACGTGTGCGTTACGCTACTCAAACTATAAGAGCTTGTTTTTACTGACGTCTATGattatctaaattttttttattggttAAGGAATTTTCTTCACGTTTTCAGAAAAAATCATGTACCTTGACAAATGCAGtcctcgttcttttttttcatctaaTCACGACATAGTCGAACGAACATATACATAaggtatactatatatatacttcGAGTATGTCCGAGgaaatgtattaatttttatcacgATACAGGATCATATCAagaatattttctaataacaatattaaaaaactttatacgAGAAAATAGAGAGCGTCATCGATCGAGCAAGCAATTATATGTCAAAAATGGAATGGTTGTtgcttattttaatttttttgtttgtttgtcaTTTATCGAAGTAGTTATGATGTAGTACACCAAGAAAGACTTTTTCAGTGACATATTTTGCACACGTTTCACAATGATAACATTTATATAAAATGCCGATGACGCTTATACGTTAAATGTATTATGTTATATTAAGTGTTTCTGTTTATTTAATGATCAACAACATTCATCGTTAAGTTACATAATAAATCTTTTTCTCCATAAATTATAGAAAACGCGACGCGCGTCTCTGTGTCGcgcttttctcttcttttctcgAATAACAAAAGCCATTAACGCTATATCGTTTACAGCATATAATATAACACGAGGTATCTCTTtgtctcttcttttttcctctatTATAAGGTACCAAATAACCTTGTTTCATCATTAGcactattatatttttattctcgtGTTCGAGACTAATAGTATTATCATAGAAAAAAGACGAACGAATTTGCGATAATCATTTACATAATAAGTTCAACGAATGCGATTGTAATAAGGCGCGGCatcgatatatttatattcaagTTCAGATAACACATAAGCACCAGAATGTGACTAAGAAAGTGACTCAAGAACTATACTTATAGAAATGATCTCTTTTATACGACGTCgcaagtgttttttttttaatatttgtgcCGTCATtgacataattattttttttcaatcctCCGCACTCGAGTATGTGTTTTTCTATCAATTCAATTCACTTTACACAACTCATAACGGATGAAACTCGAAATCATGATCGCTATTAGTAAACTAAAAGCAACAACAAGAGAAAGGGTATGATACAGAGTTTGTACAATCGTCGTTTAATGTAATAGCAATATACACAATATATCGACATTTAAAAgtgttttgtttattttaattgtttttttttatttcaaacgCAACTAATTGTATCTCAAGAAAAGAGAAGGTGAACCGAAGCAGCCGGTCACTTCCGTATTCTCAAACATGTACCTAGGAACTTTGGAGGATAATTCGAAAGATCAGCCGCCTTAGTTACGATAACGCAGCCGATCTTTGCGAAGTTCCCGTATATTTAGTGCATCGCCAGTGCAGATATACATACTCGCCAAGTAGCTCCACAGACaagttttggtgttatcattcGTCACACATTCGCTTCGCGATCTACAACCGATTTCTCTCTCGATTCGCGGAATTAACAGGGAGAAGAGTCTGTGGACGTacttttacaaaaagaaaaggaagTAAACGCAATGAATACGAAGTCACTCGTACCACTTCGAGACAACGATGTTACCATAAGCGTATGCGAAAAATGTCCCGAGTACACATCCGATTTACGTCGACTCGACGCAGTACAAATGAGTGCCGTTGAGATAAGCGAAGAGGGCAAAAATGAGCTTTTTCTTTGTGCCAACTCTGTACGATACGTGTGTACAGAATGTTcgaaagaagaggaaaaaaattcaaatttaaacgtGTGTCGTATACGTATTTACAGTGTGGTTTTCGTCGCTCCCGCGATTtcacatatataatatattcattaCACGATATAACAATGATAATCGGAAAAAAGTAGATGTATCCAACATGCTAGAGggtatcatcatcatcatctatAAATGCACCTAAATGTTACGATTTCGAACTTTGGGTCCTCGTCCCCCcttcatcgtcatcatcatcaccatcATCATCGCCTCTCTATATAATTCGTTAGAGACTAATCAGTTCACTGTGTGTCTCCGTgttttgtatattatatatatatatatatctcgtGTCTTTAATCTTATTATCgttaaaattacaatttacGTCGTACAGATCTAGAACTTATTTAAGGCGCTGCGGCCGCGCATGCACACACATCCATATACATAATTGTCATCAtcatatatttgtatatataaccaccatattatatattatccgccgagtgtgtgagtgtgtagAAAAAACTTTGTAAACGTTACTTTCGATCGCCGGAAAAGAACAACCGATCGTCCCGCTGTATAAACTATAGACTTTATATCGTGCGGTAGAAGCTCGACCTTTGGTTTGTTTTTTTCGCAGACTGTACACTTTTGGAAAGAACGGCGTGGCACTGTTATAATTACAAAGGGAAGCCCGGCTCTTAGACGGCTCTGTCCTCGCGGTATTACATTGGTAAGTAAGTGTACGCAGCGTCGTCGATTCTCCGGTCAAGCCTCGAGCCTTAATCTTCGCCTCTCACGGCTCCAAAGCTCGAGCCTCGATGCACAGAAGCTCTCGACGACGCTGGGCATTACAGAATATCGCAGGAGATGTGTTTAGATGTCGTGATGACAAGTGCGTTTGGAGAAACGCGTCGTCACACGGCATCTCGGCTTCGTCTTTGCCACAAAGTACGTCCCTGACCGCCCTGCTGCCGCCCTCAGGTTTCCTTCTCAGGCTCGTTTCGCGCTCCACGTCATCGGCAGAGAAGTTATAACAAGAAACGGAAGCGTGATCGGCGAATTTGGACGGTCTTCCCAACGACAAGACGAGGAAGatcgagaaagaaagagccaATGGCGTAGATGGATAACGAGGGATGACGAGAGTGCTCTGCCTGGTGGAGCAGGAAATCGCGCGGAGCCTTAGAAAAGCAAAAAGGAAACCCGTGTGCGGCGAGCGTCCCCCTTGGCCCGTCGGGCCATCCCGAACTGTCAGACGGACGGATCGCTGCCAGGGGCGGAGCCCACCTTGCTGCCGTCGCCACCTGCGCCGCTGCCGTCGCCATCGGCACCCGAGCCGTCTCCGCCCCGGTACGGCGAGCCGCCGGCCCCGCGCGCCGACAGACCTCGGAAATCCAGGTTGTACTGGAAAAATAAGCCACAGACATGGTTTCACATTAGTACACGAGCCAGgaatattttcgtttattGGGGAGATTCGTTTGTGTGTTCTGTGTAATACGGGTGTGTATTATGTTATTCCATCGTGGACAGCGAGCTGCTCATAGTGGCTCTTTGGTGCTCGTCCACGTGGTTGCAGGTGCGTTGTTGTGTTGTTGGACTTCCCTCGATTCTTAGATGATCGACATCCAAGGATCGACGTGAGCGAGGGAGGCTAATATTTGTTCATTGTCTGGGGGCGAAATGACTGACACAGGCGCTACTTAGTAAGCTGGTTTGTTACACTGCATCAAGTTTATcgaatgataatttttttttcttttaatatctGTATCTTATTAAGTGGTTGAAGAAAATCGAGAACagaaattgaaaatcaaatgagcatataaaaatccaagttatGAAAACAAAACTTCAAATCAAAAGTTGACGGTTCAGTCAATCGTTGCTTGATCCTTACCCAGAACTTTTTAATCCACGCATGTATTTCTCGAGAATATCAATTTCGTTAAAGTTTgcaaaattttcgttaatattaTCGAGAACAAACCTTTTAAAAGAGATAACGCTGAGAATGCAGTCGCTGAAATGTTAATCAATATACTTgtgttatacaaaaaaaaagataattagcactatttacaaacaaattaaTACACGCACAATCCATTAGTCGAAGCAAAAAATCTTAGcatcatacacacacagatataGAGACGCGCAGTCCAGGTGCACCGAAAAACTGTGCGAAAAATCGAGCTGAAACTACTAAGTGGTTACCTAGTGGTCCTCTATCCCAAAAGAAGCAGCCGTGTGGCGGGGGATATCTATGTACATCGTAACGGGAACGTCAAAAAATTCTTGTTCCTGTGAGCGTGGATGGACAACCGAAAATGCGATATCCGCGacaaaaaagggaaaaaacgaGGACGATTAGTGGGTTCGAGAAGCCACAACATACAAGAGGAGGTGTTACACGCAGCTAAACAAAAAACGGGGAGGAAAAACGCAACTGATGGGCCAAGCTGATGGAAAGAGACAAGTGAGCAGTCGAACCTGTGAAAAGTAATgaacagaagaagaagaacagaagaagaagaagaagtaggaGTAGTAACAGAAGAAGAGATGGAAGAAGTGCGTGCGGCGCTTGTGATACTGGTGCGATGTAgtagtggtggtggtggtgacACAGTTCGCGGCCAAGTGTCATCTCGGCAGACTCGAGTGCCTCAGCTGATGATGGAACTGcccctgctgctgctgttcctgctgctgctcttgaTCACGAGGGTCTTGGTAGTACTGCTGCATTTGCAGGTACCTCTCATCGCTCATGGCATAGTCTCTCGCCGCTAGAAACAGTCGCGGGGAGGTATGGCGAACGAATGGCAGGGTGTTGTAGTACAATTGTTGGATCACGCCTGTGGGGGATTTGTTCGTTTGCACGAGTCTGAGCTGATTCATGAGTTCGGCGATCAAGGGATGAGGTGGTGGCAAAGGTGCAGGATCTATCGGTGGCTTGACAATCGTGTACAATTGCTCGCGAGTCAGAGGTGTGGGTTGCACGTACGGTCTCGTGCTGGGCAACATGGTAGGACTGATCGGGTATAGGCAGTCCTCTTCGCTCTGGCCCGGCGCCGACGTCGGACTGGCCTCCACGTACTGCGGCATGCTGACATTGTGCTAGTGcgtaaatatatgtaataataacAAGAACCATAAAGACAACTGACAATTTCGTAATTTAGAGGCTAGGTCTATACAACTCTTTTGCGGTATATGTAATATATAGAAACGGTATAACACACGAAACATTAGCAGTATAGTATCATACGAATAAAGGCGCGTCGTCCTCGCGAAAGACTAGACATTATACGCAAGTATAAGCGATGAGAACTGTCGTCGTCTTTCGCGCGACGCGCCGGTGAACACCACTACATCGAACGTTCTCGTTAAAAACTACCAAGTCTACCATCGATATTAGCGTATCTGtgcagtaataataataataatggtaATACGGTGCAGCGAGTACTTGGCCCGGACTCACCTTTGTGGCGCAAACGAAGCACGTAGTGACAACCTTCGATATGACGTTCATGAGATTTTTCGTCTCTTGGATGACGTTGTCGACTTTAATGAAAGTGGCGGCTTTTCCCACGGTGGGATTCTTCACGGTGAACTGTAACTGCTGGACGTACGTCGGCACACGGTCCAGGTTCTCCAGGAGTTCCTTTTTGTGTGGCCCACCCGGTACCTGCGCCCATTACAAGACTGGTGATACAGACTGATCGTAACCGGCCGTCACGCCAAAAGAACGCATTGCTTTCTAGCTTtcatttctcttttttttttaaaaatgcaagCTCGAAAAATACGTTCGTTTTGCGATATGTCATCGATTGTATCGCGCAACTGCATTTGCTTATAGAACTCTGTAGTATACGCATGTATATGCTACGCGGTTATCTAAGCTCTGCgatcgtgtatatatatatatatatatatatatatatatatatatatatatatatatatatatatatatatatatatatatatatatatatatataatatatatatatatatatatatatatatatatatatataatatatatatatatatatatatatatatatatatatatatatatatatatatatatatatatatatatatatatatatatataatatatatatatatatatatatatatatatatatatatatatatatatatatatatatatatatatatatatatatatatgtaaatataaacGATATATACTGTGTAATATTCTAAGTAGACGCCCGTGTATGCACGCATCTTTGACGCGAGCTTTTGCCGTTTCGCGTCGCTCGGGCGATGATTAATCACGACTTGTGGTGGATATAGACATAGACGCTTTCAAACGATGTTTGCATACACGTCGCGTTCTCGTAAtgttcgtatatatatataatataatatctgATCTAGGCATATAAatcataatatttataacacaatgcagtatagtatataaaagttgaaataaatatagataataaatgTAATTAAGATAGATAGAAGTAGTTAAGAGTGATCATGTGAGTGACAGTGATATACAGTACAGACCTTGTTGCTTTTGCCAGCTTCGCGAAATATCGAACGCTATGTACACGCTTATAAGAGACATGTTCGATATTTCAATATCTTGACATACAGTGCTTTACTTTCATTAAGACACAGCGAGAGAGCAGCGAGATTGTTAGCCAGAGTGACATACATTATAATGCACACATATAGATACACAAAAGCGTGTGTGTGGCGAGATAGTCGCGTGAAGCTATagatttcttttctttattcgCGTCTATAGTCATGTAGAAGCCAGCAAAAACTTTGGGACACATTATAGTCATGCCCCAGATAGTGGAAGGAGGGGGGCCATAATGCACATAGACGTCGTCCACAGACGGAAGCATTCCCGTAGCATCTAAAACACACCTTTTACTATCGTACACAGAAAAATCTTATAGTTATGAGAGTTATGTACGTCATTACTCAGGATGCACACACATGTATACGTTTTAATTCAATGATATAGAGAGATTAGTGATCGCGTTGTGTAACGTGTCGAGTCAGGATCATGCTCTTGCTTGTGGCCGTGCCTTTTTTTCCTTTGAGGGCGTGATCCTGCTCCTGGTTGTGTGTATGAATTTGGAATGGCTCTTGCGAATGTTAACACACAGTTGAATACACTAGCATGTTCAGTACATAGGCTAAGGTGATTGCACAATGATACAATGAGTCACAGAGATCAGAGATAGAAAGTAAACAAAAAGAGAGAATAATAGAGAGAGATGATGATTATGAAAGTAAGTAATTTTACaggcgaaaaatgtgtgataGAATAGTACAAATAGTTATAACACAACCAACGGGTCTAAAGTAAAGATAGAAAAAGTTACCTGGATGGAGGCATTCAAGAGCGAGGGTCAATCGAAAGGGTGTTATAATACAGAATTTACAGGTTATTTAGCGCACTCATCTCTCAAAGTGAAGCAGAGTTTTGCTTCAAGTATGAGAGATCGAAGTGGTTTTAATAGTTTTTGGATATAGCTATATGTAGAATTTTGCCTAGCTAGGATGGTCGTAAGGGCAGCAAACGTGTTAATTTCAACGTGTCTAATGCTAAGAGATAATTGCGCATGAGCTTCATCCAATCGCTTGCTTAATTGCATATATTTACACATGTGCTCTTATTGTATGTACCAAAGATATGTGCGAGTTGGTCTTATTTACACGCAGTAATGAATTGCAGTAAAGAAGTAAATCGTGACACAGAGGATGTAGCTTGTGCGCAAGAAATTACGAAataatagagaaaaaaatgaaaaataaaggaaaGTATAGTCCAAAAGTAATAGTATAGTAGAGAGAacataagagagagagagagagagagagagagagagagagagagagagagagagagagagagagagagagagagagagagagaggagaaggaTTACTCAATAGCACGAATATTTGGATTCAAGTCCAATATAGAATTCGTAAACAATGGTATATAGATAGAAACAATTGTAAGATGATTCAGAACAATTCCAGTTAAGTAGACGAGCAAATTGGGAATCGGGCGAACGTACCTGGTAGCTGAATTGTCTCACAACTTTGTACAATCTGTTGGCCTCCTCGGCGAAATACTCAGCTTGCGTGAAGAGGTCTTGGGTGGTTTTCAGGGCCCCCTCGCCCCTCGTGAACTGGTACATGGAGAAGGCCATCGAGGACATGTTCTTCGCGCGCTTCACGATGTCGTTGTTCTCCTCCAGAGCGCTGCCGTTCTCCTGCCACTTTTCCGTCTCGGCGTCCATCTCCGAGGTTATGCGCTTCATCTCGAGGCCGGCTTTCGCTATTTTCGCCTGCTCCTCGCTGTCCAGCCTCACCGGTTTCAGTGGTTTGCTGGTCGTCCCGTGCTTCTGCGGAAGTACGTGGAAGTTGTAGGCACCTTGTATCATACTGTACGCATCAAATGAGTTTACTTACTCCTGGTCGAGGAAGGGACATGTAGACTTGCTTCTCGGGTCGACTCTGGGTCAGTTCGAGGACGTCTTTCGCCACGGTTGTCACGTCCGACATCAGCCACTGCCACATGTCTGCGAACACTGAAACACGAAGCGAACGATCGTCGGTATACTTTCTTCCTCTCGTTACACACACTGAAACCAACCTTCGAGGTTCTCCTTGGCGATCTTGCTAGTGGGATGCCTCGCTAACGTGTGCGCGGCCGTCACCACTTGAGGTCCGTATATCCGCAGGTTGATCTCCGTGAACTTCGCCGAGACCTGCAGGGACTCCGAGAGCGCGATGTGTCTCAGGAGCTTGCAGACCTGGATTTCGAATGGTTCGATAGAGAGGGAAGAaagattaaattaaatttccgCCGGAGAGGCTAATATACAGCGGCGTGTCGACGTCTCGAATAAATGTGCCGATGATAATCTCACCTCGAGTATGTGCTCAATGTACTCGTGGAATCGATCGCTGCTTTCCTGCAATCTGTCGATATCGTTGGCGAGCGCGAGGTTCCGGATGGTCGACACGAGCTCCTGTCCGGCCTTTGTGACCTGCCCGAGATCGCCGGCCTGCTCCATCGTCGTCTGACACAGTTGCTGGCGAAGGTCGCGCGTCGCCCGCAATACTCCCAGTATTGCCTGGTCCAATTCCGAGTTCGGCGAGCTCGTGCTGTTcgtttcgaaattctatgggAGCAAATATGCATTACTATCACATTCGGAAATCGTTCTATACATCTGTGTTTCATCCCCATGGCTCTATTGAAGTGCAATCGCGTGGCAAGTAGAAATTGTTCGGTTTGGTCAGACTGAATGGTTTATCGACACTCTTTGATTAAATTTGTTCtacattgaattttttatcataaatagGATATCTAAGTGCGCTTCACAGATTCCTTATCATGTCATCAATTATATCTTTccaagaaaaatttaaattttgccgCCTGATGAGCACTAACGTAGTTTGAAGCTTTTGTAGGTTATGTAATAGCATTTTTAATTCGCGTTCCTAAATTCTTGTACCAGGTGACCGTTGATCAATGAAATGTTTCACAACAAAGCCCATCActttttaaagagaggattCTCGTACCAGGCGACCGATTATCAATTAAATGCTTCATAACAAAGCCCATCACCTTTTAAAGAGAAGATGAAGCATTTGTAtgttatgtaataaaatttgcatttatCATTCGCGTTTCTGAATTCTTGTACTAAGCGACCACATCACTCTTTTAAGAGAGGATCTTCCCTCTAATATCATTCAGCAAAAATCGATTCCTTTTTGGAAAACCGAAAATTTTCTGAATGCAAAACAAGAGCAAACCAAAATACAGTTGAAGAAAATCGACGGTCATGTGAATGTACAGAAAAGTGGTCGGGAAAAGTCGTCCCAAAGTAAGCATACACACCATACTGTTGCCGACTCTGAGTAGCGTGTTAAGCTCGAGTTTAGCTCTGTCGCAGAGCAGTAGGATGTTCTCTCTGTGTTCGTGGCTGGTGTAGGCGCTGTCGGTAAAGTCCTG
This genomic interval carries:
- the LOC100122393 gene encoding alpha-catulin isoform X3, encoding MATPPAACSGSGNSAAEAAASNTNTTATSSAATNTTGNATAAQQQQQPEPVDPATLDFKSRSIEQAVLPLVSKISKLVSHRDRPFRCERNPGVLARVGQGVNLAVERFVTVAETIADDNLEVKQDMYEACKEARVAGSAIEKLCERAMEESMTDREAVVRAAKCLLGSVTRVLLLADITVVKQLLMAKDKVARSLGRLESVSNFTEFVKAFSQFGAEMVELAHMTGDRQNDLKDERRRAQMAAARQVLERSTMMLLTSSKACLRHPECPSAKENRDTVFCQMRRAMDLIHYVVKDGVLDCSESTYSNSQSPQQEDWDSSTVFSALKQFERLVESTRMTLLSAGCRETLTAALDVVVERTQDFTDSAYTSHEHRENILLLCDRAKLELNTLLRVGNSMNFETNSTSSPNSELDQAILGVLRATRDLRQQLCQTTMEQAGDLGQVTKAGQELVSTIRNLALANDIDRLQESSDRFHEYIEHILEVCKLLRHIALSESLQVSAKFTEINLRIYGPQVVTAAHTLARHPTSKIAKENLEVFADMWQWLMSDVTTVAKDVLELTQSRPEKQVYMSLPRPGKHGTTSKPLKPVRLDSEEQAKIAKAGLEMKRITSEMDAETEKWQENGSALEENNDIVKRAKNMSSMAFSMYQFTRGEGALKTTQDLFTQAEYFAEEANRLYKVVRQFSYQVPGGPHKKELLENLDRVPTYVQQLQFTVKNPTVGKAATFIKVDNVIQETKNLMNVISKVVTTCFVCATKYNLDFRGLSARGAGGSPYRGGDGSGADGDGSGAGGDGSKVGSAPGSDPSV
- the LOC100122393 gene encoding alpha-catulin isoform X1, producing MATPPAACSGSGNSAAEAAASNTNTTATSSAATNTTGNATAAQQQQQPEPVDPATLDFKSRSIEQAVLPLVSKISKLVSHRDRPFRCERNPGVLARVGQGVNLAVERFVTVAETIADDNLEVKQDMYEACKEARVAGSAIEKLCERAMEESMTDREAVVRAAKCLLGSVTRVLLLADITVVKQLLMAKDKVARSLGRLESVSNFTEFVKAFSQFGAEMVELAHMTGDRQNDLKDERRRAQMAAARQVLERSTMMLLTSSKACLRHPECPSAKENRDTVFCQMRRAMDLIHYVVKDGVLDCSESTYSNSQSPQQEDWDSSTVFSALKQFERLVESTRMTLLSAGCRETLTAALDVVVERTQDFTDSAYTSHEHRENILLLCDRAKLELNTLLRVGNSMNFETNSTSSPNSELDQAILGVLRATRDLRQQLCQTTMEQAGDLGQVTKAGQELVSTIRNLALANDIDRLQESSDRFHEYIEHILEVCKLLRHIALSESLQVSAKFTEINLRIYGPQVVTAAHTLARHPTSKIAKENLEVFADMWQWLMSDVTTVAKDVLELTQSRPEKQVYMSLPRPGKHGTTSKPLKPVRLDSEEQAKIAKAGLEMKRITSEMDAETEKWQENGSALEENNDIVKRAKNMSSMAFSMYQFTRGEGALKTTQDLFTQAEYFAEEANRLYKVVRQFSYQVPGGPHKKELLENLDRVPTYVQQLQFTVKNPTVGKAATFIKVDNVIQETKNLMNVISKVVTTCFVCATKHNVSMPQYVEASPTSAPGQSEEDCLYPISPTMLPSTRPYVQPTPLTREQLYTIVKPPIDPAPLPPPHPLIAELMNQLRLVQTNKSPTGVIQQLYYNTLPFVRHTSPRLFLAARDYAMSDERYLQMQQYYQDPRDQEQQQEQQQQGQFHHQLRHSSLPR
- the LOC100122393 gene encoding alpha-catulin isoform X2, whose protein sequence is MYEGGMAAERQISKLVSHRDRPFRCERNPGVLARVGQGVNLAVERFVTVAETIADDNLEVKQDMYEACKEARVAGSAIEKLCERAMEESMTDREAVVRAAKCLLGSVTRVLLLADITVVKQLLMAKDKVARSLGRLESVSNFTEFVKAFSQFGAEMVELAHMTGDRQNDLKDERRRAQMAAARQVLERSTMMLLTSSKACLRHPECPSAKENRDTVFCQMRRAMDLIHYVVKDGVLDCSESTYSNSQSPQQEDWDSSTVFSALKQFERLVESTRMTLLSAGCRETLTAALDVVVERTQDFTDSAYTSHEHRENILLLCDRAKLELNTLLRVGNSMNFETNSTSSPNSELDQAILGVLRATRDLRQQLCQTTMEQAGDLGQVTKAGQELVSTIRNLALANDIDRLQESSDRFHEYIEHILEVCKLLRHIALSESLQVSAKFTEINLRIYGPQVVTAAHTLARHPTSKIAKENLEVFADMWQWLMSDVTTVAKDVLELTQSRPEKQVYMSLPRPGKHGTTSKPLKPVRLDSEEQAKIAKAGLEMKRITSEMDAETEKWQENGSALEENNDIVKRAKNMSSMAFSMYQFTRGEGALKTTQDLFTQAEYFAEEANRLYKVVRQFSYQVPGGPHKKELLENLDRVPTYVQQLQFTVKNPTVGKAATFIKVDNVIQETKNLMNVISKVVTTCFVCATKHNVSMPQYVEASPTSAPGQSEEDCLYPISPTMLPSTRPYVQPTPLTREQLYTIVKPPIDPAPLPPPHPLIAELMNQLRLVQTNKSPTGVIQQLYYNTLPFVRHTSPRLFLAARDYAMSDERYLQMQQYYQDPRDQEQQQEQQQQGQFHHQLRHSSLPR
- the LOC100122393 gene encoding alpha-catulin isoform X4 encodes the protein MYEACKEARVAGSAIEKLCERAMEESMTDREAVVRAAKCLLGSVTRVLLLADITVVKQLLMAKDKVARSLGRLESVSNFTEFVKAFSQFGAEMVELAHMTGDRQNDLKDERRRAQMAAARQVLERSTMMLLTSSKACLRHPECPSAKENRDTVFCQMRRAMDLIHYVVKDGVLDCSESTYSNSQSPQQEDWDSSTVFSALKQFERLVESTRMTLLSAGCRETLTAALDVVVERTQDFTDSAYTSHEHRENILLLCDRAKLELNTLLRVGNSMNFETNSTSSPNSELDQAILGVLRATRDLRQQLCQTTMEQAGDLGQVTKAGQELVSTIRNLALANDIDRLQESSDRFHEYIEHILEVCKLLRHIALSESLQVSAKFTEINLRIYGPQVVTAAHTLARHPTSKIAKENLEVFADMWQWLMSDVTTVAKDVLELTQSRPEKQVYMSLPRPGKHGTTSKPLKPVRLDSEEQAKIAKAGLEMKRITSEMDAETEKWQENGSALEENNDIVKRAKNMSSMAFSMYQFTRGEGALKTTQDLFTQAEYFAEEANRLYKVVRQFSYQVPGGPHKKELLENLDRVPTYVQQLQFTVKNPTVGKAATFIKVDNVIQETKNLMNVISKVVTTCFVCATKHNVSMPQYVEASPTSAPGQSEEDCLYPISPTMLPSTRPYVQPTPLTREQLYTIVKPPIDPAPLPPPHPLIAELMNQLRLVQTNKSPTGVIQQLYYNTLPFVRHTSPRLFLAARDYAMSDERYLQMQQYYQDPRDQEQQQEQQQQGQFHHQLRHSSLPR